Below is a genomic region from Dehalogenimonas sp. THU2.
ATGACGGCAGGAGCCTAATACTGGCGACTGCAGCGTTTCCGCGAGCACGGGAAATGATGATCGGGTGGTACAAGAAACAGGCTCGAAAGGTTTTTAGCGAACGCATCGATCACTACGCGCCGGTCATGGAATGCTTTCCATCGATAATCAGAATCACCAGCCCTGCCCGGCGCTGGGGTTCGTGTGGGGCGGGGGGCAGCATCAATCTTAACTGGAAGTTGATAATGGCACCCCTGGAAGTAATTGACTACCTCATCGTACACGAGCTAGCGCATATCCGCCACCGCGGGCACTCCAGGGAATTCTGGGATTTCGTGAAGGCATTCTGTCCCGGCTATACCCGCTATCAGCTCTGGCTCAAGGATCACGGACACCTGCTGGAGATATAGCACCAAGTCATCAAAACACCCCGTCACCCATCCTCGTTGGTACGCAGTAACACCGTCCTCCTACAAAGGGCATTCCCGATAATATTTCCCGACATTATCGGTTTACTCACCTTTATTAGTAATAGTTATTCCTACTATTAACTATTTTTATTAAAAATACGCATAATGGCGTATTGACTTTTAGGTCTATCAGGTTATAATAAGCAACAGCAACATAATTATCAATACCACTGTAGATTATAATAGAAAGGAAACCATTTCTAAAATCCCTCTATTTGTCGACGGTTCCAAAAAACACAAAAAAGGAGAAACAGAATGAAAGGGTTCCATACAACAGTCAATCGACGCGAGTTCATGAAAGGCCTGGGGTTAGCCGGAGCGGGCATCGGCGCCGCCTCGCTGGTTGCCCCGAGCTTCCAGGACATGGATGAGATGATAGCCTCCCCCAAGGCCAATTTCCGCCATGCATGGTGGATCAAGGAGCGCGAGGCCTACAACCCCACCGCCGAAACCGACTGGTCCCAGATAGTTCAGTGGAAACGCGGCCCTACCAATCCCAAAGCGACACCCTGGTATTTGGCTAAGGGTGTCAAGGACACAGAAAATATCGATAACCATATGTCAACCGGAAAATGGGCACGTCCATTTTTAGCCGTAAAGGCAGGTTCAAGCGACACCCTGGGCACGGCTCCTTCACAATTAACCAAACTTGCTGATGAAGATAAATGGCGGGGCACTCCGGAAGAAGCGGCCAACATCATTCGAGCCGGTATGAGCTACCTGGGTTCTCCGGAAGTCCATTTCCTGCGAATCGACGAAAAAACCCGGAGACTCTTTCAGAAGGATTCTTCGCTTGCGACTATCGAGGAAGGCAATTGCAAATCAATTATCGTCTCAATGATCCGCAAGGATATCGCGCTTTCCCGCCGCGGCGGAGCCGATCCCTTCGGGTACAGCCACAACAGCGTCATCAACGCCCGGGAAATCAAATTCATCACCAACCTGGGTTACAATTGCGTCAGCGTGCCTAACCCGTCAAACTCCGCTTTTGGTATTCTTTCTGGCGGCGCCGAACTGAGTCGTATCGACCATTCCTGCTCACCTCGCTTCGGTATGGCTATCAAGGTATTCAATGTTTACGCCACCGACCTGGAATTGCCGGAAGACAAGCCCATCGATGCCGGTATCTTCCGCTTCTGCCATACGTGCAAGGTCTGTGCCGAGAATTGTGTCCTTCAGGGAGACGGTGTCAGCGCGCTGTCGATGGAAACCGAGCCGACCTGGGACCTGCCAACCCGCCTACCGGCTTCAGACGGTAGCACATTCGACTACAAGCGTCCAGGTGTCAAGAAATGGTTCTGCGATTTCGCCTACTGCCGGTGTATCCATGCCTGCTGGCA
It encodes:
- a CDS encoding SprT family zinc-dependent metalloprotease encodes the protein MDYKNSFLLIRSSRRTLALEVKPDASLVVRAPRRTPVDEVHRFIAKHSEWIDRKQMVALERPRPSVKSFVEGEEFLFLGSMCRLCLVDTASCDVDYDGRSLILATAAFPRAREMMIGWYKKQARKVFSERIDHYAPVMECFPSIIRITSPARRWGSCGAGGSINLNWKLIMAPLEVIDYLIVHELAHIRHRGHSREFWDFVKAFCPGYTRYQLWLKDHGHLLEI
- a CDS encoding reductive dehalogenase; amino-acid sequence: MKGFHTTVNRREFMKGLGLAGAGIGAASLVAPSFQDMDEMIASPKANFRHAWWIKEREAYNPTAETDWSQIVQWKRGPTNPKATPWYLAKGVKDTENIDNHMSTGKWARPFLAVKAGSSDTLGTAPSQLTKLADEDKWRGTPEEAANIIRAGMSYLGSPEVHFLRIDEKTRRLFQKDSSLATIEEGNCKSIIVSMIRKDIALSRRGGADPFGYSHNSVINAREIKFITNLGYNCVSVPNPSNSAFGILSGGAELSRIDHSCSPRFGMAIKVFNVYATDLELPEDKPIDAGIFRFCHTCKVCAENCVLQGDGVSALSMETEPTWDLPTRLPASDGSTFDYKRPGVKKWFCDFAYCRCIHACWQDCTFNQLNNAFAHDLIRMTIPQTGVFNGFFASMDRVFEYGSKPHEYSPAGYQRTADGVEEWWRRDLTTWPYDVHPGSDNLI